Proteins encoded together in one Pseudomonas sp. TCU-HL1 window:
- a CDS encoding SDR family NAD(P)-dependent oxidoreductase, with amino-acid sequence MKGRTVLITGAGTGIGAACARRLASEGANLVLVGRRREPLEVVAGETSGLVLAGDAASSSDWAHFIPAIVERFGGLDGVLANAGGHGMGRATDTRDEDWQAAMRANLDSAFYTARACLPLLAERRGSLVLMASIAALAAGEDVCGYTTAKHALIGLTRSLARDYGPQGVRVNAVCPGWVRTPMADAEMQPLMKHYGENLDAAYARVTAEVPLRRPASPEEIASICRFLLSEEASIITGASLVADGGSSIVDVPTLAFGRH; translated from the coding sequence GTGAAGGGCCGCACCGTCCTCATCACCGGCGCCGGCACCGGCATCGGCGCCGCCTGCGCGCGGCGCCTGGCCAGCGAAGGCGCCAACCTGGTACTGGTGGGCCGTCGCCGCGAGCCGCTGGAAGTCGTGGCCGGGGAAACCAGTGGGCTGGTGCTGGCAGGCGATGCCGCCAGCAGCAGCGACTGGGCCCATTTCATCCCTGCCATCGTCGAGCGCTTCGGCGGCCTGGATGGCGTGCTGGCCAATGCCGGCGGCCATGGAATGGGCCGTGCCACCGACACCCGCGATGAAGACTGGCAGGCCGCCATGCGGGCCAACCTCGACAGCGCCTTCTACACCGCCCGCGCGTGCCTGCCGCTGCTGGCGGAGCGGCGTGGGTCGCTGGTGCTGATGGCCTCCATCGCCGCACTGGCGGCGGGCGAAGACGTGTGCGGCTACACCACCGCCAAACACGCGCTGATTGGCCTGACCCGCTCCCTGGCACGGGATTACGGTCCGCAGGGCGTGCGGGTCAACGCCGTCTGCCCGGGTTGGGTTCGCACCCCCATGGCCGACGCGGAGATGCAGCCGCTGATGAAGCATTACGGCGAAAACCTGGACGCCGCTTATGCCCGCGTCACCGCCGAAGTGCCGCTGCGCCGCCCGGCCAGCCCCGAGGAAATCGCCAGCATCTGCCGCTTCCTGCTCTCGGAGGAAGCCTCCATCATCACCGGCGCCAGCCTGGTGGCCGATGGCGGGTCGAGCATCGTCGACGTCCCCACCCTGGCCTTCGGGCGGCACTAG
- a CDS encoding helix-turn-helix transcriptional regulator gives MSRNDPGGQSIAASVLEAFSSTTLELQRLARDKSIERFHALALAELKRLLPFDQAWWGRAAMIDGLPEEHSAHLFNLPPAYLDDWQSIRHDDITVPLVNAEPGKAVIVDSAQSTPGLKWLGERHGFREFLCVIHIDPQTRLSDHLTLYRAPTAPPFTEQERWLLDNLMRHLVAAVSANQIRTLVAKRESLSNPRNLALAVCDARGTLHCAERGFVDLLLGEWPQWTGPQLPEAIGHDGYQGARLQIEVSAVGDLLLLAARNLNSLQQLSARENDVAQRFGEGRTYKEIARELGLAPNTVRHHIRSIYAKLGVKDKASIAHLLHAPPD, from the coding sequence ATGAGCAGGAACGATCCGGGCGGTCAGTCGATCGCCGCCTCCGTACTGGAGGCCTTCAGCAGCACCACGCTGGAGTTGCAGCGCCTGGCCCGGGACAAGTCCATCGAACGCTTTCACGCCCTGGCCCTTGCCGAGCTGAAACGCCTGCTGCCATTCGACCAGGCCTGGTGGGGCCGCGCCGCGATGATCGACGGCTTGCCCGAAGAACACAGCGCCCACCTGTTCAACCTGCCGCCCGCTTACCTGGATGACTGGCAGTCGATCCGCCATGACGACATCACCGTGCCGCTGGTCAACGCCGAGCCGGGCAAGGCGGTGATCGTCGACAGTGCCCAGAGCACCCCGGGGCTGAAATGGCTGGGCGAGCGCCATGGCTTCCGCGAATTCCTCTGCGTCATCCACATCGACCCGCAAACCCGCCTCAGCGATCACCTGACGCTCTACCGCGCGCCCACTGCGCCGCCCTTCACCGAGCAGGAACGCTGGCTGCTGGACAACCTGATGCGCCACCTGGTGGCGGCGGTGTCTGCCAACCAGATCCGCACCCTGGTGGCCAAGCGCGAGAGTCTCTCCAACCCGCGCAACCTCGCCCTCGCGGTGTGCGACGCACGCGGCACCCTGCATTGCGCCGAGCGCGGCTTCGTTGACCTGCTGCTCGGCGAATGGCCGCAGTGGACCGGCCCGCAGCTGCCCGAAGCCATCGGTCACGACGGCTATCAGGGCGCCCGGCTGCAGATCGAGGTTTCCGCCGTGGGCGACCTGCTGCTGCTCGCCGCCCGCAACCTGAACTCTCTGCAGCAGCTCAGCGCCCGCGAAAACGACGTCGCCCAGCGCTTTGGCGAAGGCAGGACCTACAAGGAAATCGCCCGTGAACTGGGCCTGGCGCCAAACACCGTGCGCCATCACATCCGCAGCATCTACGCCAAGCTCGGCGTGAAGGACAAGGCGAGCATCGCCCACCTGCTGCACGCGCCACCCGACTGA
- a CDS encoding SDR family NAD(P)-dependent oxidoreductase gives MHAARPRLLDKVAIISGGAGGCGEAASRLFAAEGAKVVIVDRNGDAAQELARQIKAAGGEALGVGADVSRADQVKAAVVAGEAAFGGADILFNHAGTLIVKPFLDVEEDEWDWLMAVNVKSMYLMTRAVLPQMLAKGKGSIVCTSSISAEYATPGEVVYNATKGACQMFARAIAVEFRDRGIRCNAVAPGFIRTAHGVREMKELQAMGVDASEAAISLQQGRLCEPEEVARAALFLASDEASFVSGAHLFVDNCFSSV, from the coding sequence ATGCACGCAGCAAGACCCCGGCTGCTGGACAAGGTCGCAATCATCAGCGGTGGTGCTGGCGGCTGCGGTGAAGCCGCCAGCCGCCTGTTCGCCGCAGAGGGCGCGAAGGTGGTGATCGTCGATCGCAATGGTGATGCCGCCCAGGAGTTGGCCAGGCAGATCAAGGCTGCCGGCGGCGAGGCACTGGGAGTGGGCGCTGATGTTTCCCGCGCCGACCAGGTGAAGGCGGCGGTAGTGGCAGGGGAGGCTGCGTTCGGTGGCGCGGACATCCTGTTCAATCACGCTGGCACCCTGATCGTGAAACCTTTCCTCGATGTGGAGGAAGATGAGTGGGACTGGCTGATGGCGGTCAACGTCAAGAGCATGTACCTGATGACCCGCGCCGTGTTGCCGCAGATGTTGGCCAAGGGCAAGGGCAGCATTGTCTGCACCTCATCCATTTCCGCCGAGTACGCCACGCCGGGCGAGGTGGTCTACAACGCCACCAAGGGCGCCTGCCAGATGTTCGCCAGGGCCATTGCCGTCGAGTTCCGTGATCGCGGCATCCGCTGCAACGCCGTGGCGCCGGGCTTCATCCGCACCGCCCATGGCGTTCGCGAGATGAAGGAGCTGCAGGCCATGGGTGTGGACGCCAGCGAAGCCGCCATCTCGTTGCAGCAGGGGCGTTTGTGCGAGCCGGAGGAAGTGGCCCGCGCCGCGTTGTTCCTGGCATCTGACGAGGCGTCCTTCGTCAGTGGGGCGCACCTCTTCGTGGATAACTGCTTCTCGTCGGTCTGA
- a CDS encoding MFS transporter, which translates to MPDSRSWPAAIRALRHPNFRLYFAGQAVSTLGSWLQQVALAWLIYRLTGSAALLGVTTFASLLPQLLVGPLAGAWIDRHDKRRLLIGVQGLLGLQAITLAVLTVTGLIGPTLIVAMAALLGVLNAFDTPLRQSLLSQFVSGKEDLPNALALNAMLFNSSRFIGPPLAGLLLGFTSEAACFAVNALSYLGLAAGLLVIRMAPTPRAAGSTGDVFREGLAYVAGRPTIRLMMLSVLVVNLTASSYAVLLPVFAKDIFAGDARTLGWLWGAAGLGSLASTLFLANRHALTGLTGAIMACVLTCGAALLGFAASSHLALSLLAMAALGFGISTCNVGTNILLQSLAPERLRGRVVSFYTSTRFGFDAIGGLLVGLLAERLGAPWAMTCAGFLLLGYCAWLLPRQRQLSRDIASAQREDH; encoded by the coding sequence ATGCCCGACTCCCGCTCCTGGCCCGCTGCTATCCGGGCTCTGCGTCATCCCAATTTCCGCCTGTATTTCGCTGGGCAGGCAGTCTCCACCCTGGGCAGTTGGTTGCAGCAGGTGGCGCTGGCCTGGCTGATCTATCGCCTCACCGGGTCGGCGGCGCTGCTCGGCGTCACCACCTTCGCCTCGCTGCTGCCGCAATTGCTGGTAGGCCCGCTGGCCGGCGCCTGGATCGACCGCCACGACAAGCGCCGCCTGCTGATCGGCGTACAGGGGCTGCTCGGCCTGCAGGCCATCACCCTGGCCGTGCTCACCGTCACCGGGTTGATCGGCCCCACGCTGATCGTCGCCATGGCCGCGCTACTGGGCGTGCTCAACGCCTTCGACACGCCGCTGCGGCAGTCACTGCTCAGCCAGTTCGTCAGCGGCAAGGAAGACCTGCCCAACGCCCTGGCGCTCAACGCCATGCTGTTCAACAGCTCGCGCTTCATCGGTCCGCCGCTGGCCGGCCTGCTGCTGGGCTTCACCAGCGAGGCGGCCTGCTTCGCCGTCAACGCCCTCTCCTACCTGGGGCTGGCCGCCGGCCTGCTGGTCATCCGCATGGCCCCCACGCCCCGCGCCGCCGGCTCCACCGGAGACGTGTTCCGCGAGGGACTGGCCTACGTCGCCGGCCGCCCGACCATCCGCCTGATGATGCTCAGCGTACTCGTAGTCAACCTCACCGCCTCCAGCTATGCCGTGCTGCTGCCGGTATTCGCCAAGGACATCTTCGCTGGCGATGCGCGCACCCTCGGCTGGCTCTGGGGCGCCGCCGGCCTCGGCTCACTGGCCAGTACCCTGTTCCTCGCCAACCGCCATGCGCTGACTGGCCTCACTGGCGCCATCATGGCCTGTGTCCTGACCTGCGGCGCGGCCCTGCTCGGCTTCGCCGCCAGCAGCCACCTGGCGCTGTCGCTACTGGCCATGGCAGCACTGGGCTTCGGCATCTCCACCTGCAACGTCGGCACCAACATCCTTCTGCAAAGCCTCGCCCCGGAGCGCCTGCGCGGCCGCGTGGTATCGTTCTACACCTCGACGCGCTTCGGCTTCGACGCCATCGGCGGCCTGCTCGTAGGCCTGCTCGCCGAACGCCTCGGTGCACCCTGGGCCATGACCTGCGCCGGCTTCCTGCTGCTCGGCTACTGCGCCTGGCTACTGCCGCGCCAGCGCCAGCTGAGCCGGGATATTGCCAGTGCGCAGAGGGAGGATCATTGA
- a CDS encoding MFS transporter, translated as MDHTSNTPWLRLAAIVLFAAMTPAVLMTAPAVAAQLATQWQLSPAQIGDLFSAELGAMSLATLPAFWWLGRVDWRRAALLAGVLFIAGNLASAWASDYTTLLVLRVATALAGGSLMILCLSSAATTANPSRVYGIWVMGQLVLGAVGLALLPGLFEHHGLAGGYRVLAALSLLVLPLAWAFPSGHGSPRAQARNGRDAPRGKQVLGILGLLGFYIALSGVWTFIGAIGGKSGLDAGASGNILAIATLMGIAGAGLAAVMGERLPRNLALCSGFALMAIATLLLLDAPQLARFTLAALAFKFTWTYVLPFILACLAELDASGRLMNASNLVIGGGLALGPALAGRLIEHQGGFHGVLMGATAITLLSLFAILGSRLRPAARTALSTSESQA; from the coding sequence ATGGACCACACTTCCAATACCCCCTGGCTGCGCCTCGCCGCCATCGTCCTGTTCGCCGCCATGACCCCGGCTGTACTGATGACCGCCCCGGCCGTGGCAGCCCAGCTCGCCACCCAATGGCAACTCAGCCCTGCGCAGATCGGCGACCTGTTCTCTGCCGAGCTGGGCGCCATGAGCCTGGCCACCCTGCCCGCGTTCTGGTGGCTGGGCCGCGTCGACTGGCGCCGCGCGGCGCTGCTCGCGGGTGTGCTGTTCATCGCCGGCAACCTGGCCTCGGCCTGGGCCAGCGACTACACCACCCTCCTCGTCCTGCGCGTGGCCACCGCGCTGGCCGGCGGCTCGCTGATGATCCTCTGCCTGTCCAGCGCCGCCACCACCGCCAACCCCAGCCGCGTCTACGGTATCTGGGTCATGGGCCAGTTGGTGCTCGGCGCCGTCGGCCTGGCCCTGTTGCCCGGCCTGTTCGAGCACCATGGCCTGGCTGGCGGCTATCGGGTGCTGGCAGCCCTGAGCCTACTGGTGCTGCCGCTGGCCTGGGCCTTCCCCAGCGGCCATGGGTCGCCTCGCGCGCAGGCCAGAAATGGCCGGGACGCGCCGCGCGGCAAGCAGGTACTGGGTATCCTCGGATTGCTCGGCTTCTACATCGCCCTATCCGGTGTCTGGACCTTCATCGGCGCCATCGGCGGCAAGTCCGGCCTGGATGCCGGGGCCAGTGGCAACATCCTCGCCATCGCCACCCTCATGGGCATCGCCGGCGCCGGCCTGGCCGCCGTCATGGGGGAGCGCCTGCCCCGCAACCTGGCGCTGTGCTCCGGCTTCGCCCTGATGGCCATCGCCACCCTGCTGCTGCTCGACGCCCCGCAACTGGCTCGCTTCACCCTGGCCGCGCTGGCCTTCAAGTTCACTTGGACCTACGTGCTGCCATTCATCCTCGCCTGTCTCGCCGAACTGGATGCCTCGGGCCGCCTCATGAACGCCAGCAACCTGGTCATCGGTGGCGGCCTCGCCCTAGGCCCGGCCCTGGCCGGCCGCCTGATCGAACATCAGGGCGGCTTCCACGGCGTCCTGATGGGCGCCACCGCCATCACCCTCCTCTCCCTGTTCGCCATCCTCGGCAGCCGGTTGCGCCCGGCCGCCCGCACCGCCCTCTCCACCTCGGAGTCCCAAGCATGA
- a CDS encoding TRAP transporter large permease — MSGLSLGLLALAATFFLLVLRVHIGLTMMVGGALCFLAVNDGDFSALLFSLNNLAWSRLSNYDLAVIPLFVLMGQFATHGGLSKAIFGCAAAFVGHWRGGLGMSAIGACAGFGAICGSSLATSATMSQVALPELRRHNYSGRLATATVAAGGTLGILIPPSVPLIIYAVLTQESIAKLFVAAVVPGLLAALGYLVVVRLMVSREAEGHSRSEPASAAERFKALLQVLPVLGVFLVVIVGIYGGWANPTEAASIGAAACGLLSVFQGGLRGEGLRQSLLGTAETTAMIFLVLLGADLLNSGLALTQMPTELAEWVKASGLAPILVLCAILLLYLLLGCVMDSLAMILLTIPIFYPVIMGLDFYGMTEVQKSIWFGILALMVVEIGLIHPPLGMNLFIVNKVARDVPYLETAKGVLPFLASDLVRIVLLVAFPGICLWLLSL; from the coding sequence ATGAGCGGTCTCAGTCTCGGCCTGCTGGCGCTGGCTGCCACCTTCTTCCTGCTGGTGCTGCGCGTGCATATCGGCCTGACCATGATGGTGGGCGGCGCGCTGTGCTTCCTCGCGGTGAATGACGGCGATTTTTCCGCGCTGTTGTTCAGCCTCAACAACCTGGCCTGGTCGCGCCTGTCCAACTACGACCTGGCGGTGATCCCGCTGTTCGTGCTGATGGGCCAGTTCGCCACTCACGGCGGCCTGTCCAAGGCCATCTTCGGTTGTGCGGCGGCCTTCGTCGGCCACTGGCGTGGCGGCCTCGGCATGTCCGCCATCGGTGCCTGCGCCGGCTTCGGCGCCATCTGCGGTTCTTCGCTGGCCACCTCGGCCACCATGAGCCAGGTAGCGCTGCCGGAACTGCGCCGGCACAACTACTCCGGCCGATTGGCTACCGCCACCGTGGCGGCGGGAGGGACCCTGGGCATCCTCATCCCGCCGTCGGTACCACTGATCATCTACGCCGTGTTGACCCAGGAATCCATCGCCAAGCTGTTCGTCGCCGCCGTGGTGCCGGGCCTGCTGGCCGCGCTGGGCTACCTGGTCGTGGTGCGCCTGATGGTGTCGCGGGAGGCGGAGGGCCATAGCCGTAGCGAACCGGCCAGTGCCGCCGAACGATTCAAGGCGCTCCTCCAGGTGCTGCCCGTATTGGGCGTATTCCTCGTGGTGATCGTCGGCATCTACGGCGGTTGGGCCAACCCCACCGAAGCGGCTTCCATCGGCGCCGCGGCCTGCGGCCTGCTGTCGGTGTTCCAGGGCGGCCTGCGCGGCGAGGGCCTGCGCCAGAGCCTTCTGGGCACCGCCGAAACCACGGCGATGATCTTTCTCGTGCTGCTCGGTGCGGACCTGCTCAACTCGGGCCTGGCGCTGACCCAGATGCCCACCGAACTGGCCGAGTGGGTCAAGGCCAGTGGCCTTGCACCGATCCTGGTGCTCTGCGCCATCCTGCTGCTCTACCTGTTGCTGGGCTGCGTGATGGATTCGCTGGCGATGATCCTGCTGACCATCCCGATCTTCTACCCGGTGATCATGGGCCTGGATTTCTACGGCATGACCGAGGTTCAGAAGTCCATCTGGTTCGGCATCCTCGCGCTGATGGTGGTGGAGATCGGCCTGATCCACCCGCCGCTGGGCATGAACCTGTTCATCGTCAACAAGGTGGCGCGCGACGTGCCCTACCTGGAAACGGCCAAGGGGGTACTGCCGTTCCTGGCCTCCGACCTGGTGCGCATCGTCCTGCTGGTTGCCTTCCCCGGCATCTGCCTCTGGCTGCTCAGCCTGTGA
- a CDS encoding helix-turn-helix transcriptional regulator, which translates to MEHDFGLHCLQAFSRVIPASCFAFYRVDPQLRARDFQLLRMDARTHRDYLDHYRDFDPLQPALCVDEHRPVVRLHEAMARQSGDARRIYQGFLARHGISDVVEVIAHDRQHPVVGISVLRTGGLASFTTEELQRLDGLRSLLDLAVRQLPEAPAEIDALAYLTPREREIALLLREGLGNKDLARQLDLGLATVKTHLIHLFRKTGARSRTELVRQLFL; encoded by the coding sequence ATGGAACACGACTTCGGCCTGCACTGCCTGCAGGCTTTCAGCCGGGTAATCCCGGCCTCCTGCTTCGCCTTCTACCGGGTCGACCCGCAGCTACGCGCCCGCGACTTCCAGCTGCTGCGCATGGACGCCCGCACCCATCGCGACTACCTCGACCACTACCGCGACTTCGACCCGCTGCAACCGGCACTCTGCGTCGACGAGCACCGCCCTGTCGTGCGCCTGCACGAAGCCATGGCGCGCCAGAGCGGCGATGCGCGACGCATCTACCAGGGCTTTCTCGCCCGCCATGGCATCAGCGATGTGGTGGAAGTGATCGCCCATGACCGCCAGCACCCGGTGGTGGGCATATCCGTGCTGCGCACCGGCGGCCTTGCGTCGTTCACAACCGAAGAACTGCAACGCCTCGATGGCCTGCGCAGCCTGCTGGACCTTGCCGTGCGCCAGTTGCCGGAAGCGCCTGCGGAAATCGACGCCCTCGCCTACCTCACTCCGAGGGAACGGGAAATCGCCCTGCTGCTGCGCGAAGGCCTCGGCAACAAGGACCTCGCCCGCCAGCTCGACCTCGGCCTGGCCACGGTGAAGACCCACCTCATCCACCTGTTCCGCAAAACCGGCGCGCGCAGCCGCACGGAGCTGGTCCGCCAGCTATTTCTCTGA
- a CDS encoding molybdenum cofactor biosynthesis F family protein, with product MTTQPEWITVGALADGFAPDAFILPNLADLAGQSFTLHFANGWQIEHHFSAGQLAWSLADGSASGEADYRATSVREGLYLVDFLKKENGGTVSVSLVLDIANAAFTAVLGRMPSETESRGDLFSKALSGGELTSVKAEFLHGSLDRPWRDGACPHAPTRELVGLRNLYRYSPTEVYEHLYLNENFYSWQCLKGVEQGLADTDRCHTLKIAEELYLFVWREKIVPTLGLVLIDLKNHRSDGKICGYAGGDFGQLSNFPVSSHCSVLNRTEYPL from the coding sequence ATGACCACCCAACCCGAATGGATCACTGTCGGCGCCCTGGCCGATGGATTCGCCCCCGACGCCTTCATCCTGCCCAACCTGGCGGACCTGGCCGGCCAGAGCTTCACCCTGCACTTTGCCAATGGCTGGCAGATCGAGCACCACTTCAGCGCCGGGCAACTGGCCTGGTCCCTGGCCGACGGCAGCGCCAGCGGCGAGGCGGACTACCGAGCCACCTCGGTACGCGAGGGCCTGTACCTGGTGGACTTTCTCAAGAAGGAAAACGGCGGCACGGTGTCCGTCAGCCTGGTGCTGGATATCGCCAACGCCGCCTTCACCGCCGTGCTCGGCCGCATGCCCAGCGAAACGGAAAGCCGGGGCGACCTGTTCAGCAAGGCGCTCTCCGGCGGCGAGCTGACTTCGGTCAAGGCCGAATTCCTCCATGGCAGCCTCGACCGCCCCTGGCGCGACGGTGCCTGCCCGCACGCCCCGACCCGCGAACTGGTGGGCCTGCGCAACCTCTATCGCTACAGCCCCACCGAGGTCTACGAGCACCTCTACCTCAACGAGAACTTCTACAGCTGGCAGTGCCTGAAGGGCGTCGAGCAAGGCCTGGCCGACACCGACCGCTGCCACACGCTGAAGATCGCCGAGGAACTCTACCTCTTCGTCTGGCGCGAAAAGATCGTCCCCACCCTCGGCCTGGTGCTGATCGACCTGAAGAACCACCGCAGCGACGGCAAGATCTGCGGCTATGCCGGCGGCGATTTCGGCCAGCTGTCGAACTTCCCGGTCAGCTCCCACTGCAGCGTGCTCAACCGCACGGAGTACCCACTGTGA
- a CDS encoding transporter produces the protein MPMTPLRNALFGCALLPLAAPAADMNARDFFSAPVGTQLGVLYLPTTRANDFHGPADSTGKAELSVNALAYRHVFFSDICGTLCTPQFIVPYVDLDARLPGAAAHTGERGIGDPQLGGTLFFINEPETRTYSGLLTLLTVPVGEYHGNNPDVSPGANRWGLTFNYNYTQGIGEKWVLEANLEAQLYGKNDDYYGADLEQDPLYRLQAFASYDFTPATYGALRLVHADGGELRLNDRRLDDTHQRYTQLGFEVGHWLDGQNQLMFALSRNVATDNGYHANQALLRLVHVF, from the coding sequence ATGCCCATGACACCGCTCCGCAATGCACTCTTCGGCTGCGCCCTGCTGCCGCTCGCCGCACCGGCTGCAGACATGAACGCCCGCGACTTCTTCTCCGCGCCGGTGGGCACCCAGCTTGGCGTGCTCTACCTGCCCACCACTCGCGCAAACGACTTCCACGGCCCGGCGGACAGCACCGGCAAGGCAGAACTCTCGGTCAACGCCCTGGCGTATCGCCATGTGTTCTTCAGCGACATCTGCGGCACCCTCTGCACCCCGCAGTTCATCGTGCCCTACGTCGACCTCGACGCCCGTCTGCCCGGCGCTGCCGCCCACACTGGCGAACGTGGCATTGGCGACCCACAACTGGGCGGCACCCTGTTCTTCATCAACGAGCCGGAAACCCGCACCTACAGCGGCCTGCTGACCCTGCTCACCGTGCCGGTCGGCGAGTACCACGGCAACAACCCGGATGTATCCCCCGGCGCCAACCGCTGGGGACTGACCTTCAACTACAACTACACCCAGGGCATCGGCGAGAAGTGGGTCCTGGAAGCCAACCTCGAAGCCCAGCTCTACGGCAAGAACGACGACTACTACGGGGCGGACCTGGAACAGGACCCGCTCTACCGCCTGCAAGCCTTCGCTTCCTACGACTTCACCCCCGCCACCTACGGTGCCCTGCGCCTGGTCCACGCCGATGGCGGTGAGCTGCGCCTGAACGACCGCCGCCTCGACGACACCCACCAGCGCTACACCCAGCTCGGTTTCGAGGTCGGCCACTGGCTGGACGGCCAGAACCAGCTGATGTTCGCCCTCTCGCGCAACGTCGCCACCGACAACGGCTACCACGCCAACCAGGCCCTGCTGCGCCTGGTCCACGTGTTCTGA
- a CDS encoding class II histone deacetylase, whose product MNRRTAFLFDELSLWHSASQHALILPVGGWVQPPSSAGHAESPETKRRLKNLMDVSGLTRQLQISSAAPASEEDLLRVHPAHYLERFKALSDAGGGELGDHAPIGPGSYEIAKLSAGLAMAAVDAVLTGEADNAYALSRPPGHHCLADQAMGFCMLANIPVAIEAAKARHGLGKVAVIDWDVHHGNGTQAIYYQRPDVLTISLHQDGCFPPGYSGTEDRGEGAGLGANLNIPLLPGSGHEAYLDAMQRIVIPALERFEPELIIVACGYDANAVDPLARMLLHSDSFRSMTRLVRETAERLCQGRLVLVHEGGYAEAYVPFCGLAVMEELSGIRTPVEDPLRDFIVLQQPGEAQRRLQKALIGEMAEAFGLNP is encoded by the coding sequence ATGAATCGCCGTACCGCCTTCCTCTTCGATGAACTGTCCCTCTGGCACAGCGCCAGCCAGCACGCCCTGATCCTGCCCGTGGGCGGCTGGGTGCAGCCCCCGTCCAGCGCCGGCCACGCCGAGTCGCCGGAAACCAAGCGGCGCCTGAAGAACCTCATGGATGTCTCAGGCCTGACCCGCCAGCTGCAAATCAGCAGCGCCGCGCCCGCCAGCGAGGAGGACCTGTTGCGGGTCCACCCGGCGCACTACCTGGAACGTTTCAAGGCGCTGAGCGACGCCGGCGGCGGCGAACTGGGCGATCACGCCCCGATCGGGCCCGGCAGCTACGAGATCGCCAAGCTTTCCGCTGGCCTGGCGATGGCAGCGGTGGACGCCGTGCTAACGGGCGAGGCGGACAACGCCTACGCCCTGTCGCGCCCGCCGGGCCACCACTGCCTCGCCGACCAGGCCATGGGCTTCTGCATGCTCGCCAACATCCCGGTGGCCATCGAGGCGGCCAAGGCGCGTCACGGTCTGGGCAAGGTGGCGGTGATCGACTGGGACGTTCACCACGGCAACGGCACCCAGGCGATCTACTACCAGCGTCCGGACGTGCTGACCATTTCCCTGCATCAGGACGGCTGCTTCCCGCCTGGCTACAGCGGCACGGAGGATCGCGGCGAAGGCGCGGGCCTGGGCGCCAACCTCAATATCCCGCTGCTGCCCGGCAGCGGCCACGAGGCCTACCTGGATGCGATGCAGCGCATCGTCATTCCGGCGCTGGAGCGCTTCGAGCCGGAGCTGATCATCGTCGCCTGTGGTTACGACGCCAACGCGGTGGACCCGCTGGCGCGGATGCTGCTGCACAGCGACAGCTTCCGCAGCATGACCCGCCTGGTGCGCGAAACCGCCGAGCGCCTGTGCCAGGGCCGCCTGGTACTGGTCCATGAAGGCGGCTACGCCGAAGCCTATGTGCCTTTCTGCGGCCTCGCAGTCATGGAGGAGCTGTCCGGCATACGCACCCCGGTCGAGGACCCGCTGCGCGACTTCATCGTCCTGCAGCAACCGGGCGAAGCCCAACGCCGGCTCCAGAAGGCGCTGATCGGCGAGATGGCGGAGGCGTTTGGCCTCAATCCGTAG